One part of the [Synechococcus] sp. NIES-970 genome encodes these proteins:
- the cobA gene encoding uroporphyrin-III C-methyltransferase, with translation MTPSSPVGKVYLVGAGPGDPGLLTLKGKTLLEMADVVIYDALVSEPILAMINPQAERIDAGKRRGRHSLNQTETTQLLIEKAKEKAIVVRLKGGDPFVFGRGGEEMADLRAANVPVEVVPGITSGIAAPAYCGIPLTSRGYSCSATFVTGHEAAGKYQPQVNWQAIAQGSETLVIYMGIHNLCQIIPQLLAGGLTIDTPIALIRWGTRPDQEELLGNLGDIVEKVEKTGFSAPAIAIIGRVVELHPQYATLLHPTD, from the coding sequence ATGACCCCAAGCAGTCCCGTTGGCAAAGTTTATTTGGTGGGTGCTGGTCCTGGTGATCCGGGCCTCCTGACACTCAAGGGTAAAACCCTCCTCGAAATGGCCGATGTTGTCATCTATGATGCCCTGGTGAGCGAACCGATCTTGGCGATGATCAACCCCCAAGCAGAGCGCATTGATGCCGGGAAGCGTCGTGGGAGACATTCCCTCAATCAGACAGAAACCACACAGCTCCTCATTGAAAAAGCGAAAGAAAAGGCAATTGTTGTCCGGCTCAAGGGGGGAGACCCCTTCGTATTTGGTCGGGGGGGTGAAGAAATGGCAGATCTGCGGGCGGCGAATGTTCCCGTAGAAGTCGTGCCTGGTATCACTTCGGGGATTGCAGCTCCAGCTTATTGCGGGATCCCCCTCACTAGCCGTGGTTATAGTTGTTCGGCGACTTTTGTGACGGGCCATGAGGCAGCTGGGAAATATCAACCCCAGGTGAATTGGCAGGCGATCGCCCAGGGTTCAGAAACCTTAGTCATTTACATGGGCATCCATAATCTTTGCCAAATTATTCCCCAATTACTTGCGGGTGGATTAACCATAGACACGCCCATTGCCCTCATCCGTTGGGGCACCCGTCCCGACCAAGAGGAGCTGTTGGGAAACCTCGGTGATATCGTCGAGAAAGTAGAGAAAACGGGTTTTTCAGCCCCGGCGATCGCCATTATCGGTCGCGTCGTAGAGTTACACCCCCAATATGCGACTCTCCTACATCCGACAGATTAA
- a CDS encoding hypothetical protein (conserved hypothetical protein (UPF0016)) — MAEIDWQLLGLTFITIFLAEIGDKSQLAAIALGGSSKSPVAVFFGSVTALITTSLLGVLAGGAVAVFIPAQVLKGLAAIGFTALAVRLLWYPSQDNDE, encoded by the coding sequence ATGGCAGAAATTGATTGGCAACTCCTCGGTCTTACTTTTATCACTATTTTTCTGGCTGAGATTGGCGACAAGAGCCAGTTGGCGGCGATCGCCCTCGGGGGCAGTTCCAAATCTCCCGTTGCTGTCTTTTTTGGTTCTGTAACTGCCTTGATTACTACCAGTCTCTTGGGGGTGCTTGCGGGGGGAGCCGTTGCGGTTTTTATTCCGGCCCAAGTCCTTAAAGGTCTCGCGGCGATCGGGTTTACAGCTCTGGCCGTACGCTTACTCTGGTATCCTTCCCAGGACAATGATGAGTAG
- a CDS encoding hypothetical protein (conserved hypothetical membrane protein), with amino-acid sequence MTASHSPKSAKSWSIWTIFGSTFLTIFIAEMGDKTQLATLLISAQAASPWVVFLGAALALIATSLLGVIIGYWLARKLAPDVLDMVVGVLLLVIAGLLIVDMLAP; translated from the coding sequence ATGACGGCCAGTCACTCCCCCAAATCAGCCAAAAGCTGGAGCATTTGGACCATTTTTGGTTCCACGTTCCTGACTATTTTTATCGCCGAAATGGGAGACAAAACCCAACTGGCGACCCTTTTGATTTCAGCCCAAGCAGCGTCCCCCTGGGTCGTTTTTTTGGGGGCCGCTCTCGCTCTCATTGCCACCAGTTTGTTGGGGGTGATCATTGGTTACTGGTTAGCCCGGAAGCTCGCCCCCGATGTGTTAGACATGGTGGTGGGGGTTTTATTGCTGGTGATTGCTGGCTTACTGATTGTGGATATGCTGGCCCCATAA